The sequence GGTCTTGTTGCCGGTCCCGAGGGGCAGGGCGCGGTGGGCCGCGGAGAGATCGAACAGCGTGATCATGCGGGTCCGCGCCATGATGTTCCCCAGGCGGCCGGGGTCGGGGGCGCCGCCGATCGCCGCGGCGAGCCCGTCCACGGCGCCGCTGATGTCGACCGTCACCCCGCCGATGCCCAACCGTTCGATGACGAGCTGCGCATGGCTCAGGCTCTCCACGCTCGACGTGCGGTACGGCATCCGCACGCCCAGCACGTTCTCCGGTCCCACCGCCTCCGCCGCGAGGTACGCCACCAGCGAGCTGTCGACGCCGCCGGAAAGACCGAGCACGACCTTGTGGAATCCCCGCCGCCGCTGGACCTCGTCCCGCACGAACTCGACCAGCCACCGGCGGGTGAGCTCCGGCTCGATCGCGAGCGGATCCGACCCGGGGATCGAAGGAGGAGCGGCCGGCGCCGACCTCGCCCGGCTGTGACGCGGACGCGAATCCTTGGCCGGTGGAACCGGGACAGCCGCGGAAGACGATGCGGGCGCGCCCTGGCGGGCGTGGTGCAGCGAGCCCAACAGGTGCGGCAGCCGCATCTCCAGATCCGCCAGCAGCGGCATGTCGGCCCGGGCGCGGGTGATCTCCTCGAAGTCGAGTACGGCCGGGAGCAGCGCTTCCTCGAAGACGGGTCCCTCGCTGACCAGCTCTCCCCGTGGGTTCGCTAGGACTGATCCGCCAGGGAAGGCCTTCCCTCCCTCGAATCCGACCAGTTGAGCCACCGCGACGTAGACTCCGTGCTCTCCCGCGATGTCCTGCGCCATGCGGTTCCACCGCGCGAGGCTACTCGGCCGGCCCCCCGCCGCGTCCGTGGCGACGATCCCCCGTGCCGGGCTCGCGCTCGGGATGATGATCAGCTGCGCCCCGCCCAGCGCGGCCAGCATCGGGGTGAACGAGTGCCAGGCGTCTTCGCAGATCAGAATGGCGGCCCGGCCCCAGCCGGTGTCGAAGGCCTGCACGCTGCGACCGGCCTCGACGAATCGCTCCTCGTCGAACACGCCGTAGGTCGGGAGGAAGACTTTCCGGTGGACGTGCCGGATGCCCGCATCGGGTCCACCCAGTGTGGCGTACAGACCGGAGTTGAAGAGCCGGTTCTGATGCAGCTCATAGAAGCCGAGGGCGACATCGAGCGGGGGCGCCTTGGAGTCCCGGTGCTGCAGGCTCAGGTCCTGGAACAGCTGATCGGCGGAGAGGGCGAGATCACGGACCCCGCCCTCGACGAAATATCCGGTGAGCGCGGTCTCCGGCGCCACGACGAGATCGGGCGGCTCGGCCCAGCCGCCGACTTCGCGGAACAGCGCACCGAGACGGCAGAGGTTCTCTTCGTAGGCGCCCTTCCGGGGCCTGAGCTGGGCGATCGCGAGGCGGAGCACGCAGGAAATGTATATCTCTCTGCATGGGTACACAGGGGACCGGGGCAGCGGCGGCCGGAAACTTTTCTCCGCTGAGCACCAGCTCCGCGCGGAGAAGCGGCTCGTGCCGATGGGGTATACTTTTGGTGCATGCTCTGGTACATCGCCGTGGGCAGTGCCATCGGAGGCATGAGCCGGTACCTGGTGGGCGGGCTGGTCCAGCGCCTGCTGGACACCACCTTTCCCGCCGGCACGTTGCTGATCAACGTGACCGGGTCATTCCTCCTCGGGGCCGTTCTCCGGTATGGGGTCGAGACTCCAACGCTCACCCCCGAGCTGCGGGCATTTCTCACCGTCGGCTTCTGCGGCGGCTACACCACCTTCTCCACCTTCAGCTACGAGGCCGTCGCCCTGCTCGAGGACGGCGAGTGGGGGCGTGCCGGCGTATACATCGGCCTCAGCCTCCTGCTCTCGATCGCTGCCACCGTCGTCGGGTTCGCGTTGGCGCGCCAGGCGATCGTCTGGAGGGAGCGACTCTGACCCGACGAGGCGCGTGATGCATGGACTGACCGGCGAACGCACCCTGATGCGGATCCACCTCGGGGAACGAGACAAGTTTCACGGGCGGCCGCTCTACGAAGCTATCGTGCATCTGCTGCGTGAGCGTCACTTCGCGGGCGCCACCGTGTTTCGCGGCATCATGGGCTTCGGGGCAAGCGCGGGGATTCACACCGAGAAGGTCCTGCGGCTCTCGCTGGATCTCCCCCTGGTGGTCGAGTGCGTCGATACGGAGGAGAAGATCCAGGCCATCCTGCCCGAGCTCGACCGGATGATCGGCGGCGGGCTCATCACCCTGGAGCGCGCTAACGTCATCATCTACCGGGGCGATCAGGATGAAGCTCAGATGAACCCATGACCGGGTCGGCGTTCCAGGCGTTCGCCGGAGTCACGAATGCTTGCCAGCTGCTTCCGACGGTGGTGACCGGGGGCCAGCCGACGGCTCCGAACCTCCAGGCGTTCGCGGAGGCGGGAGGCGGCATCCTGCTGGATCTGCGCGACCCGATGGAGCCCCGGCCGATCGACGAGCCGGCGCTCGCTGGCCACCTCGGCCTGGAGTATCGCAACGTCCCGGTCGCTCCCGGCACCATCGACGATTCGACGCTCGACCGGATCCTCGACGTGCTGCGCCAGGCCGGCGACCGGACCGTGTTCGTCCACTGCAACAGCGGCAGCCGGGTGGGGGGCGCCCTCATCCCGTTCCTCATGCTGGACCACGGCTTCGAGGAGGAGGATGCCGTCACCCAGGCGATGCGGATCGGGCTTCGGAGCTCGGAGCTGCTCGAATGGGGCCTGGACTACGTCCGCCGCCACCGGACTGTGGGGTAAGCTGGACAAGCGAAGGCCCTCCGAATCTCGGAGGGCCTTTCACGGCTGAGCCACCCAACCGCGTTAGCGCCGGCGATACCCTCCGCCGTGGCCTCCGCCGTCGGAGGAGCGCGCGGGCGGGCTTCCACCGCTGTTTCCGCCACCACGGTCTCCGCCACCGGACCGGGCGCCGCCGCCATTGTCACTGCCGCGACGCTCCCCACCCCCGCGGTCTCCGCTGTACGTGCCGCTCCCACGATCGCTGCTACCGCGGTCATCGCCGCGATCACCCCGGTCCGCCACAGCTTGATCCCGTCCACTGGAGCCCCGGTCACCCCGATCGACGTCGGACCGTTCGGCTCCTCGATCGCTCGGTTGCGGCCGGTAGACTCCGGTCTCTTCCTCGCGCCGCGCTGGCCGGGCTTCCGGCTCCGGATCGCGCTCTCGAATCGGTGCGCGCTCGATCTGGGGCTGTACCTCGCGACGGGGCTCGGCCTCCCGCTGTGGCTGCGCGTCGCGACTGGGCGGCCGGATCTCCACCGGCATGTCGGTGCGCCGGGAACGAGTGTCCGACCCGGTACTGCGCGGCTGTTCCGGCTCCTGTGCGCGACGCGCCTCAATGGGACGCTCGAGCCGCCGCCGCTCGACGTTTGGCTCCGGTCTCCGGCCTGTCTCCCGCAGCGGCGTGCCCGCGGGCTGATCCGCCACCGTCCGATCCGCCACCCGCCGCACCGGCGACGAGGTGATCGGCTCGCTGCGGACCCGGCTGGTCGGCGGCAGGTACACCGTGTTCACCGAGCGCAGGTCGTAGCGCCGGTCGCGATAGCCGGCGAAGACCCCGTCGGTCGGCCGGAAGCGATACGGCCCAGACGGCCGGTTGTACCCCGGGAACCGCTGGTAGTAATTGCCGTAGTAATTGCCGTAGTAATTGCCGTAGTAGTTCGCGTAGCCGTACGGATAGTCATAGAACGGCCGCAGCGGGTACCCGTATACCGGCCGGTAATAGAACGGATCGTAGAAGAACGGGTCGTAGAACGGGTCGTAGGCCACGGCGAACGGATCGTAGTAGCGCCGGTATGGCCGCCCGAAGAAGAGCCCGATCGACAAGCCGTAGCCCGATCCGTAGTACGGCCGACCGCAGTAGTCGAAGTAGCCGCAGCCGCCGTAGTACCCCGAGCCGTAGTACCCCGAGCCGTAATAGGAGCTGGAGTAGTTATCGGCGTAGACCACCCGCTCGATCACATCGTAGCTGAGGATATCGTAGTCGAAGCTTCCCGAAGCCATGCGGCGCACGATCTCGTTGAGATCGCTCTCCGGATCGCGCGGGAGCCGATTGGGAGCGAGGGTACGGTAGTCCCAGTGATCGCCCAGGACGACCTGATCGAAATGGAACGGATCGCGGGAAACCGCGGCATACACTGTCCCTTGCCCGTACCGGCTGTCGACGCTGAACGACTCACGGCCGGCTCGGCCCCGAACCTCGTATTTGCGTCCACCGCGGACGAAGTTGTCGTCCTTGGGATCGAGCGGGAACAGCACCCGCAGATAGCCGTCCGGGTCGACGTGGAGGACCACCAAATAGCCGTCTTCTCTCGCCCGCACCTGAACCTTGGCGCGGTCGCCGGGAAGGAACCGACGGTCATTATTGATCCAGAGTTGGACGGCGGGGTCATCGTTAGGCGGAGCCGCCCGATCGACAGGCGCACCGGCCAGGACGAGTGGAAGGAGCAGAGCGGATATCATGGCGCCCTCCCGATACTGCTGTTACAACGTGGAAGCTGCTACGGGACACGGGGTTGTGCTCCAACCGGCGAGCGCGTGACAGACCGCGAACCCCGTGCCACCGTTTACTGTGTTGCCAGTTAAACAGTTACCTCTCGAGCAGGGTTCCCGGGCGTCCTCATTGGGCGACGCCTCCAGGCTCCGATGTCATCTCCTGTCTACGACTTGCTCGTCTCCCGGCCACCGTTCCACCGGTGCCAGTACATCCGCATCTCGCCGATCTTTTCAGCCTCGGTCTCACAGAAAATGGCCCCCCTGGCGTCGACCCACTCGCCCGACCGGCGCCGCCGGAAGACGCACTTGAACTCGGTGGAGAACCAGGGGCCAGCCGCATAGATCTCGCCGGAGGTGAAGGTGATCTCCGACTGATTGTAGGGAACCTCGAGCCAGTAGCGACGGATCGCCTCCACTCCCCGAAGCGGCTCGGAGAACGGTGTCTCGATGAAGGTTGCGGAAGGCGCGTAGACCGACATCAGGAGATCGATGTCCGGCTTAGCCCACCCTCGACCAAAGGTGTCGATCAGGAGTCGACCGCGCTCCCTCGTGTCCGCCGCTTGCTCGGCCACGGGTACCTGGGGACCTTCCTCTGTCGACATACCCTGGAACATACACGCTGGGCGCGCGCTCCGCCTCGTCGTGCTGGGATTCCTGGTAGGCTCGCCCGGCTTGGCCCAGGCGACCTGTTCGCCTGGCGCGGCCGCGACCGTTGGCGGCGCCCTACCGCCGACGATAGGTCTCGAAGAAGCCGCTCCCGCTGTCGGCCACGGCCCGCCCCCCCACCTCTCCGTCCAATCGGAACCGGCCGCGCATCTGCAGGAAATATCGTCGGAACGAGCTCGCCGCCATGTCGCTCGCGAGGGCGTGATCGACGTCGACCCGGAGTCGAACGGTATCGGGGCCGCGTGTCGCCAGGAGATGAAAACGAGTCGGAGCGGTGCTTCCGGCGACCCCAGCGGCCGGCAGTGCTCCCCGGTAATCGATCCCCTCGAACCGCAACACCTGCTGCACGCCGAGGGAGTCGACCAGGCTCAGAAAAAACGGCGAGGTGACCGGCGCGTCCCCCGCGCCGGCCCGCTCCGGGCCGTACACGCCGCCATAGAGTAGGCTCAGGCTGGTCCCGCGAGCGGCGCCCCATTCCCAGGTCACGTCGCGCCACACCCCCCAGTTGTGGTCGTGATATGCCGGCGCGTCGCGCAGGTCGACACAATGCGCGCCCAGGCAGATCCTGCCGCTGGCGGATGCCGCCAGCGCCGGGACCACGTAGCCCGACACGAACGCCCGGTCGCGGAGCTCGACCGGCGGGAAGTAGCGATTGGGAAGTGGCTGGAGATGCAGATCCATCCGCAGGGCATCGACCTGGCCCCGGGCGCGCACGGCGAGCAGGTAGCTACCGTCCCGCTGGCGAACCGAGCTTCCGCCGATGGTCACGTCCGCGCCGGCAGTGTCGAAGCTGACGCCCGCGGCGTGCGCCTCGACCGTGAACCGCTCGGAACGTCCATCTCGGGCATGGTGGGTGACCAGCACACGGCCACCCCAGCGGCCGTCCGGTACCTCGCCCCCTACCAGGTACGTGAGATGCCACCACTCCTTCGGCGAGGTCAGCAGGTTGAAGTAGTGCCACTCGCCCCAGGCAGAATCGGGGTGAGGGGGAAGGTGAAAATGATCCAGCTCGTCGTAGAGCTGTTGCGGGGTCGGGTGGACGTAGGCGGAATCGGCGGGGGAGTCCTCCCAGCGGCCCTGCAGCACGTCGAGTCCCGCTCCGAGCGCGCGCGTCCGGCTGGGGATCTCGCCGCCGGCGCGGACCGGAAGCGGACGGCAGGGTGCTGCCATCGGGCAGAGGTAGAGCAGCTTCCCCTCGATGGCGGGGGCGACGGTGCGCACCAGTGCGGCGTGCCTCGGGCCGCCGAGGGCCTGGCGGGTGAGGAATCGGGCTCGGTCGATCCCGAAATACATGGCGCCGAGCCCCCCGGTGCGCATCGCCTCGATGTCGATCCCCTGGGGGAGCACGGTCACCTCGCCACCCCCGACCAGCGATACATCGCGCGCCTGCTCCAGCATGGCCTCGCCCACCGAGAGCAGCACGACCATGACCCCCACGCCGAGGCTGAAGCCGAGCAGCAGGAACAAGGTGCGGAGCTTCCGGACCCAGAGGTGGCGGAAGGCCAGCGTGAGGAGCATCAGTCGCAGATGCTCCCATCGATCATGTGAACCACTCGCCGAGCCTCGCCCGCCAGGCGGTCGTCGTGGGTCACGACCACCAGGGTTGTGCCATCCGCGTTCAGTCGGCGGAAGAGATCGAGAATGCCTTGTCCGGTGGCCGCGTCGAGCTCGCCGGTCGGCTCGTCCGCCAGCACCATGACGGGCCGGTTGGCCAGCGCCCGAGCGATGGCGACGCGTTGCATCTCGCCGCCGGAGAGCTGGGTCGCGCGGTGTCCGGCCCGCTGCGCCAGCCCAACGTAGGCGAGCAGCTCGAGCGCCCGCGCGCGCCGCTCCGGCCCCTGCACCCCCGCTTCGGCCATCGGCAGCTCCACGTTTTCCCGTGCCGTGAGGACCGGGAGCAGATGGAAGCGCTGGAAGATGAAGCCGAGCCGGGTGAGCCGGAGCCGGGTGAGCTGATGATCGGAGAGGCCTTCCAACCGGGTCCCCAGGAGCTCGACCGTGCCGGCGGACGGGGTGTCGATCCCGCCGATGAGCTGAAGCAGCGTGGATTTGCCGCTGCCGGACGGCCCCACGACGGCGACGTACTCGCCGGCATCGATCCTGAGCGACACGCCCCGGAGCGCATGCACCGTCTCGCCATTCATGGGATAGTCTTTGCGAAGCTCGCGGGCGAGGAGAATGGGGGCGGCACGACCCGCGTCCGGCGCGCTCACGTCGCCTCTTCCCGGAGCGTCCGCGCGATCGGCGTCCGCGCGGCGAGCCAGGCCGGATAGAGCCCCGCGAGCGACCCGGTCAGGAGGAGCACGATGGCCGCGGTGCGCAGGGTATCGAACCGGGGCACGAAGAAGGAGAATGCGGCGGGTAACCCAGGAAAGCTGGTGAGAATGGCGTCGAGCCGCCGGGCGGTGAGCAGGCCCAGCAGGATTCCCAGGGCGGCTCCGACCACCGTCAGGACCGTCCCCTCCGCGAGCACCTGACGCACCACCGTCCCGCGGCTCACGCCGATCGCGCGGAGGGTGGCAATCTCGCCCAGCCGCTCGTGCACGGTGATGGTCATGAGGGTGGCGATGAGCAGCACGGTCACGATCACGCTCATCGAGCCCAGGATGTAGGAAAGCTGCCGGAAATACACCAGCCGCCGCTTGAACTGTACGACCAGGTCGGCCACGCTGTTGACCTCGAGGCGTGGAAAGCGTTCCCGAAGTCGTGCGGCGACTCGGGGCACCGCGGCGTCGTCCCGCACCTTCACCACCAGCAGTGACGCCCGGTCTTCCGACTCCTCGCGGGCGAGACGCTGCATCAGGGGGAGCACGGTGCCCACCGATGGCTGTCCTCGGTAATCGTAGAGCCAGCGTACCACGCCGCGGACCACCAGCCGGCGGCCCACCGATGCCGTGACCACCTGGGGATCGAGTCGGCCGACCAGCGTGACGGTGTCGCCCACCCCCGCCCCGAGGCGCTCGGCGGCGGCCGGGCTCAGCAGAATTCCGCTGGTGTCTCCTGGAGTGAGATCCCGGCCGGCGCTCAGGCGGTAGAGTCCCTGAGCCGCCGGGTCGATGCCGTAGCCGAACAGAGTGACGAGCGAATCAGGGAGCCGGCCGTAGATCGAGGTCCCCAGCACCGGACCGGCCGATGCGATCGCCGGGTCCGAGCGGAGCGCGGCGACGATCTCGGTGGCGTGAGACAGCGTCGCCTCGGTGTCGAAGGGGAGGGTGCCCTTGGGGGTGAGCCGGATCTGATAGCCGCGGCCAAGCAGGAGATCGGTAAAGGACTTGTCGATGCCGCCGCTCAACATGACCATGTCGAGCAGCATGGCGGCAGCCACCGCGATCCCGGCCAGCGAGAGCCCGCTCCGGAGCGGCTGCCGCGTGAGGCTGCGGAGCCCCCACATGAGGC comes from Gemmatimonadales bacterium and encodes:
- a CDS encoding NAD+ synthase, producing the protein MLRLAIAQLRPRKGAYEENLCRLGALFREVGGWAEPPDLVVAPETALTGYFVEGGVRDLALSADQLFQDLSLQHRDSKAPPLDVALGFYELHQNRLFNSGLYATLGGPDAGIRHVHRKVFLPTYGVFDEERFVEAGRSVQAFDTGWGRAAILICEDAWHSFTPMLAALGGAQLIIIPSASPARGIVATDAAGGRPSSLARWNRMAQDIAGEHGVYVAVAQLVGFEGGKAFPGGSVLANPRGELVSEGPVFEEALLPAVLDFEEITRARADMPLLADLEMRLPHLLGSLHHARQGAPASSSAAVPVPPAKDSRPRHSRARSAPAAPPSIPGSDPLAIEPELTRRWLVEFVRDEVQRRRGFHKVVLGLSGGVDSSLVAYLAAEAVGPENVLGVRMPYRTSSVESLSHAQLVIERLGIGGVTVDISGAVDGLAAAIGGAPDPGRLGNIMARTRMITLFDLSAAHRALPLGTGNKTERLLGYFTWHADDSPPVNPLGDLFKSQVWTLARHLGVPEVIVSKPASADLITGQTDEGDFGISYPKADAILHWILLGYRDPEVAALGFTEAEIAIVRKRLDSTHWKRRLPTVAMLSATAIGEYYLRPVDY
- the crcB gene encoding fluoride efflux transporter CrcB, giving the protein MLWYIAVGSAIGGMSRYLVGGLVQRLLDTTFPAGTLLINVTGSFLLGAVLRYGVETPTLTPELRAFLTVGFCGGYTTFSTFSYEAVALLEDGEWGRAGVYIGLSLLLSIAATVVGFALARQAIVWRERL
- a CDS encoding DUF190 domain-containing protein translates to MHGLTGERTLMRIHLGERDKFHGRPLYEAIVHLLRERHFAGATVFRGIMGFGASAGIHTEKVLRLSLDLPLVVECVDTEEKIQAILPELDRMIGGGLITLERANVIIYRGDQDEAQMNP
- a CDS encoding DUF4384 domain-containing protein; the encoded protein is MISALLLPLVLAGAPVDRAAPPNDDPAVQLWINNDRRFLPGDRAKVQVRAREDGYLVVLHVDPDGYLRVLFPLDPKDDNFVRGGRKYEVRGRAGRESFSVDSRYGQGTVYAAVSRDPFHFDQVVLGDHWDYRTLAPNRLPRDPESDLNEIVRRMASGSFDYDILSYDVIERVVYADNYSSSYYGSGYYGSGYYGGCGYFDYCGRPYYGSGYGLSIGLFFGRPYRRYYDPFAVAYDPFYDPFFYDPFYYRPVYGYPLRPFYDYPYGYANYYGNYYGNYYGNYYQRFPGYNRPSGPYRFRPTDGVFAGYRDRRYDLRSVNTVYLPPTSRVRSEPITSSPVRRVADRTVADQPAGTPLRETGRRPEPNVERRRLERPIEARRAQEPEQPRSTGSDTRSRRTDMPVEIRPPSRDAQPQREAEPRREVQPQIERAPIRERDPEPEARPARREEETGVYRPQPSDRGAERSDVDRGDRGSSGRDQAVADRGDRGDDRGSSDRGSGTYSGDRGGGERRGSDNGGGARSGGGDRGGGNSGGSPPARSSDGGGHGGGYRRR
- a CDS encoding nuclear transport factor 2 family protein, which encodes MAEQAADTRERGRLLIDTFGRGWAKPDIDLLMSVYAPSATFIETPFSEPLRGVEAIRRYWLEVPYNQSEITFTSGEIYAAGPWFSTEFKCVFRRRRSGEWVDARGAIFCETEAEKIGEMRMYWHRWNGGRETSKS
- a CDS encoding ABC transporter ATP-binding protein, translated to MSAPDAGRAAPILLARELRKDYPMNGETVHALRGVSLRIDAGEYVAVVGPSGSGKSTLLQLIGGIDTPSAGTVELLGTRLEGLSDHQLTRLRLTRLGFIFQRFHLLPVLTARENVELPMAEAGVQGPERRARALELLAYVGLAQRAGHRATQLSGGEMQRVAIARALANRPVMVLADEPTGELDAATGQGILDLFRRLNADGTTLVVVTHDDRLAGEARRVVHMIDGSICD
- a CDS encoding ABC transporter permease, which encodes MRSLMWGLRSLTRQPLRSGLSLAGIAVAAAMLLDMVMLSGGIDKSFTDLLLGRGYQIRLTPKGTLPFDTEATLSHATEIVAALRSDPAIASAGPVLGTSIYGRLPDSLVTLFGYGIDPAAQGLYRLSAGRDLTPGDTSGILLSPAAAERLGAGVGDTVTLVGRLDPQVVTASVGRRLVVRGVVRWLYDYRGQPSVGTVLPLMQRLAREESEDRASLLVVKVRDDAAVPRVAARLRERFPRLEVNSVADLVVQFKRRLVYFRQLSYILGSMSVIVTVLLIATLMTITVHERLGEIATLRAIGVSRGTVVRQVLAEGTVLTVVGAALGILLGLLTARRLDAILTSFPGLPAAFSFFVPRFDTLRTAAIVLLLTGSLAGLYPAWLAARTPIARTLREEAT